In Leptidea sinapis chromosome 21, ilLepSina1.1, whole genome shotgun sequence, the following proteins share a genomic window:
- the LOC126970569 gene encoding anaphase-promoting complex subunit 10, which translates to MTSEKDPLVKERSGTVREVGNHAIWSLSSCKPGFGIDQLRDDCMDTYWQSDGQLPHLVNIQFQRKTMVSHIYIYTDYKLDESYTPSRISIRAGTHFNDLQEIEVIELIEPSGWEMIPIKDIHDRPIRTYMIQIAVLSNHQNGRDTHMRQIKIHSPCEPTSFDANKFRNFSTVEFQQYTTIR; encoded by the exons ATGACTTCTGAAAAAGATCCACTTGTAAAAGAGCGATCAGGTACAGTGAGAGAAGTAGGCAACCATGCTATTTGGAGTTTATCGTCGTGTAAACCAG GATTTGGCATAGATCAGCTTAGAGATGATTGTATGGATACTTACTGGCAATCTGATGGTCAATTACCACATCTTGTAAACATTCAATTCCAAAGAAAAACCATGGTCTCACATATTTACATATACACTGATTATAAGTTAGATGAAAGTTATACACCAAGTAGAATATCAATAAGAGCTGGAACACATTTTAATGATTTGCAAGAAATTGAAGTCATTGAATTAATTGAGCCCAGTG GTTGGGAAATGATACCAATTAAAGATATCCATGATAGACCAATAAGAACATACATGATTCAAATAGCAGTTCTTAGTAACCATCAAAATGGCCGTGATACTCACATGAGGCAGATTAAAATCCACTCCCCATGTGAACCTACTTCATTTGATGCTAATAAATTTAGAAACTTCTCAACTGTGGAATTTCAACAATATACAACCATAAGATAA